DNA from Planctomycetota bacterium:
TCTTCCTGGTCACCAGCACCAATCCTCGGGAGGGCAAGACGGCCGCGTCGGTCAACCTGGCCGTCGCCCTGGCCCGCCAGGGGCGGCGGACGCTGCTCCTGGACGGCGATCTGCGCGCCCCCTCGATCCACCGCCTGCTGGCCCTGCCCAACGACGCGGGCGTCAGCGAACTTCTGGCCGGCACGGTCACGCTGGGCGACGCCGGCATCTTCCAGGACGTCCCCGAGGTCCCCAACCTCAAGGTCATCACCAGCGGGGCCAGCCCCGGAAATCCGTACGAGCTTCTGGACGCCGCCCGCGTCGGCGCCCTCATGGCCCCCCTGCGCGACTCCTTCGACGCCGTGGTCCTGGACACGCCGCCGGTCCTGCGCACCGGGGATGCCCTCAAGTTCTCCTCCGCGGCGGACGCGGTGCTTTTCGTCGTCGAATCGGGCCGGACGGACCAGCGGCAGGCCACCTGGGCCAAGCGCCTGCTCGAGAACGTCCAGGCGAAGGTGGCGGGCGTGGTCCTCAACCAGGCGGCCCGCGAGAGCGAGGAGTATTACTACTACTACGGACACCGCAAGGAAACGCGGGCCGTTTAGTACTTCTGCGCCGACTCCTTCAGGCAGTACACGTACCCCGCGGCGTTGGCCACGTAGATGTGATCGTCGGCCGTGTTGGTCAGAATATGCTGGAGGACGCGGGTCGGATAGCGCCCCACGATCTTCCCGCTCTTCTCGTCCATCGCGTAGATTTCGTTCTTGGGGCCCAGGATGTAGATCCGCTCCTTGCCCTTGAAGAGGAACCGCTCCGCGAGGGGCAGCTTCCAGCGGAGGTTGCCGTTGCGCTTCGGGCCGAGCGCCTGGCCGGTCTTGGGGTCGCGATGCAGGGGCAGAATCTCGAACGCGTGAAGCGCCCCGCCCTCGGTGGCCACGTAGACCGTTTCGCCCACGGCCACCGCGGGCGACTTGATCGGCGCCCCGCACTCGTACTTCCAGATGAGACCGCCCGAATTCGCGTCGAGGGCGTAGAAGGCGTTATCCATTCCGCCCACGAAGAGGAACGTCGTCTCCCGCTGGGCCTTGGCCTTGCGCGACTTGTCGTCCCCGGCGGCGGCCGGAGGCGGAGCCATCATCCCCGCGCCCGCGGCGGCGGCCGGAGCGGGCGAAGGGGACGGCGCCACCTCTTCAGGATGACGGTAGACGTGGATGATCGGATCCGCCTTCAGCTCCCGTTCCGTCGCGTACGTCCAGTTGAGGTTCCCGTTTTCGACGTTGTAGGAGTAGACCTTGCCGTCGTGGCAGACGAAGTACAGCGAGGGGGGATAATAGATCGGCCGGTTGAGGACCTGGTTCTCGCGGCTGAAAATCTCCGCCCGGTAGAACGTCTTCTCCAGACCCTTGTTCTCGACATCCAGCGCCCACACGCGCGCCAGGTCCGCGCCCGCGACGAAGACGTAATTCCGGATGGCGTACGGGCGGGCCGAGGGAATGAAGCCCAGGCGGCGCGACCAGACGAGCTTGCCGGACAGGCGATCGACGCAATAGCAGATCTGGCGGGAAATGAAGTAGACGTTGTCGCCGTAGGCCTCCGCCTTCAGAAGCTCCCGCAGGTCCGACCGGCGCTTCTGAAGCTCCTGCGTTTCCTTTCCGGGACCCGTCAGGCGCAGCTGGTCCTCGATCCGCCGGGCCAGAAGCTGCAGCTCCGTCTCCAGCTGCCGCTTGCGCTCCGGCACCCCTTCGGCCACGACCGGAGGCCAGTCCAGCGGGGTGTCCGTCTCCACCGTGAAGATCCACTGAACCCGGCCGGTGAACCGGTCCATGGCCACCACCTGGTTGTCGGGAGTCTCCAGGAACAGCTGGTCCCCCGCCAGGGTCATCCGCACGATGGGCCGGTTGGAAAAGCGGTACTCCCACTCCACATGGCGGAACGGGAGCGAACGGACCTCGTCGAGAACTTCCCTCTCGCCCGGATCGCCCGTGTCCCAAACGACGTCCTGGCGGCCGTCCATTTCGGCGTTGAGCCGCTCTCCGCCGCAGGCGGACAGGGAGGCCAGGAAGATCCCGGCGGCGGCGGCGCGGAGCCGGGCGGCGGGCGTCCTCATGGGGCCTCCTTCCTCTTGAGGTAGTCGGCGAGGTTGACCTTGTGCTTCTTTTCGTATTCGGCGAGCTTCTCGATGCGGGCGATGTCGTCCTGAATCCGGTTGACCAGCTTGAAGATGTAGGGCTTGCCCTTGAGCCGGTCCCGCAGGTCGCCCAGCATGAGCTCCCAGGAGCCGTTGTAGAGCTCGTCCCGCAGCGCCACCAGGGTGCGTTCGTCGGCGGAGAGGGCGGCGGCGAACTTCTCGTGCGGCGATGTCTTGCCGGAGGCCATAGTGAAGGATCGTCCTCCCCGCGCCCGCTCCCTCGGCGGTCGGCAGGATTCTAGGGCCGCTCCCATAGGCTGTCAACAAATTGTCCCCGCGACGCCCCCGGCGGCCTTTCCCCGGGGGGCGGGGACTGCTAAGATAATGGACGAAGGGCGCGGGCCCTCTCCCTGCGTCTTCCGGGAGACTCCGCGCCCCCATTCATGGACGCGCGGCGCAAGGAAATCGAGCACCTCGAATCGGAGATCCGCCGTCTCGAGCAGCAGATCACCCAGGAATGCATCGAGATCGGCCGCCGCGTGGCTTCCCTGGAGCGCCCCTCCGCCCGCCACGAGGAGCTCCTCAAGTACCTTCATTCCGTCGAGGGCCTCCGCCGCTCCATCGACGGTTTCCGCGCCGACGTCGAACGCATCCGAACCCTCTCCCGGCGGATCGAGTCGCTCGCGCGGGAAATCGACGAGAACGCCCGGCGGCGGGATCACCTCCTGCGCGAGCGCCAGACGCGCTTCGTGGAACTCGGGGCGGGGGCCTTCGCCCTCTTCAAGACCCTGCCGGAGCCGGCTCGGGAGCCCTACCGGGCCGTCTTCGAGGAACTTCTGCGGCTCGATCTGGACGTGGAACAGCGGCACGAGGAGCTCAAAGCGCTCGAAGGCGAGGAGGCCTCCAAGGGGTTCTTCGAGCGCCTCAAGCTCAAGGCCCGCAAGGTCGTCCTGCGGGGAGAAATCAGCCGCCTGGACCGGGAGAAGACCGGCGCCTACGAAGTGGCCGGATCCCGCATCGCCGACACGGATTTCTCCCGCTTCGCCGAGGGGCCCCTGCGGCAGCTCTTCGACGCCCTCCAGGAGCGCCGCCGCGAGGCCGAAACCCTGGCCGCCGACAGCGACCGCAAGGTCGAGCAGATCGAAGCCTGCCGCCAGGAGCTCAAGCGCCTGGAGGCCGACGGCCGCCCGGAGGAGCAGATCCGCGACATCGAACGCCGCATCGAGAGCATGACGCGGGAACTGGAGGTGATGTACTGCTGGATCGGCCAGCTCTATCTCGAACGCGACCTCCGGCGGGAGGTGGACGACGCCGCCCTCTCGGCCAAGTACGAGATCGTGGCCGGGCTGCGCGAGTCGATCCGCAAGAAACGCCAGCAGATCGACCGCCTGAAGGCCGAGGCCGAGATCGAGGAGATCCTGCGCCAGGAGAAGGAGAAGCGCGCCCGCCGCCGCCAGCTCGAGGAGGAGATGCGCGTCAAGGAGCGCCAGATCGGGGTGATCGATCTCGAAATCAACATGGGCCTGCGCCGGATCGAGGAACTCAAGCGGGTCCTGGCCGGCGAGGCGCCCTATCTCGACGCGCCGCCGCTTCCGCCGGTTCCGGACCTTTATCCTTCCCCCGCCTCTTCTTCCGGAGACGGCAACACGGCTCAGACCGCGTCCCCGTGACGCGCCAGGTCACGCCTCCCCGTCGGCGCGCCGGACGGCCAGGAACGCCAGGCACAGCGCGAACACGACGACCGCCGCGCCCACCATCCCGGCCGGCGTGGGCAACGCGGGAAGGTCCGCCCCGTAACGGAGCGTCAGAACGAGAACCGCGGCGTTGTTGATCGCGTGGGCCACGATGCCGGCCCACAGGCTCCCGGTGAGCCGGACGACGGTTCCGAAGTAAAGGCCCAAGAGCAGCATGGGCGGGACCTGCACGAGCTTCCAATGGGCGGCGGCGAAGGCGGCCGCCGTGAGCGCGACCGCGCGGACCGCCCCGAACCGGACCGTCAGGCCGCGCAGGAGGATCCCGCGAAAAAGCGTCTCCTCGCTCAGCGGCGAGGCCGCCACGAAAAGCGCCGCGGCGTACACGGTCCCGCGCGCGCCGGCGCGTTCCACGCCGTGCTCGATCCGCCGGCGTTCGACCTCCACGCGCTCGCCCAGACCCAGCGCCCGGAACGCCTCCTCCTGAAGGTCCACCAGCCCCTTGAGAATCCACAGAAGCGCCAGCGACGCCAGGACCACCGCGGCCAGGCGGACCGGATCGATCCGGCGGAAGCCGTTGTCCGCCCAGGGGCGCAGGCCGGTCGCGCGGGCGTAGATCAGGGGAATCGCGAAGAACGCCGCCTGCTGGACCGCCGTGGCCAGATCGGCGGAAAGCCCCGCCCCCGCCAGAAGGGCCGCCAGCGCCATCGCCAGCAACCCCAGAGCCAGGACGCGCGCCGCGTCGACGGCGTCGGGCCGCGCCATCTATTTCTGACCCGGGGCGCCTCCCGGCTTCTTGAGCTCCTCGATGAGCGCCCGGAGCTGCGCCAGGCGGTCCGCCATGAGCTTCTCTTCGAACTCGAGGCTGCGCACCGCGTTGACGCGGGCGACCTCCCCGGCGGCCCGGATCTCCTGGGCCAGCTGCTCGAGGCGCTGCCGGAGTTTCTCCATCTCCTCGAGCTGCCGCTGCACCCGCTGTTCGAGCTTCTGAACGAGGACGTATTCCTCCTTGACGCCCGTCAGCTCCTGCTTGAGCTCGGCCGCCTTGCGCTCATCGTGCGCCAGGAGCTCCGCCCGCACGGTTTCCAGCTCCTGCTTGGAAACCCCGGCGCACCCGGCCGCCGCCGCCGCGATCCCCGCCACCATCCAGCGCTTCATCGCTCCTCCTTGGGCGCCGGCCGAGCCGGCACGTCCTTGGCGCAGCGGAACCCGATCCGCGGCGACCTTTTCGAAGGCAGATACCAGTGCCGGTGCGTCACCCGGGCGTCCCGCTCGGCATCCCCCTCCAGGAGCACCCCGCCCCGGAGAACCCGGTACCGCTCCCCGAAGTGTACATGATCCGCCGTGCCCCAGGGATACTTTCGGAACCAGTCCGCCGTCCATTCGATCGCCCCGCTCCCGAGTCCCTGGATGCCGAGAAAGCTCGGCCCTCCCTCCCGCCGGTACGTC
Protein-coding regions in this window:
- a CDS encoding PQQ-binding-like beta-propeller repeat protein yields the protein MRTPAARLRAAAAGIFLASLSACGGERLNAEMDGRQDVVWDTGDPGEREVLDEVRSLPFRHVEWEYRFSNRPIVRMTLAGDQLFLETPDNQVVAMDRFTGRVQWIFTVETDTPLDWPPVVAEGVPERKRQLETELQLLARRIEDQLRLTGPGKETQELQKRRSDLRELLKAEAYGDNVYFISRQICYCVDRLSGKLVWSRRLGFIPSARPYAIRNYVFVAGADLARVWALDVENKGLEKTFYRAEIFSRENQVLNRPIYYPPSLYFVCHDGKVYSYNVENGNLNWTYATERELKADPIIHVYRHPEEVAPSPSPAPAAAAGAGMMAPPPAAAGDDKSRKAKAQRETTFLFVGGMDNAFYALDANSGGLIWKYECGAPIKSPAVAVGETVYVATEGGALHAFEILPLHRDPKTGQALGPKRNGNLRWKLPLAERFLFKGKERIYILGPKNEIYAMDEKSGKIVGRYPTRVLQHILTNTADDHIYVANAAGYVYCLKESAQKY
- a CDS encoding CPBP family intramembrane glutamic endopeptidase produces the protein MARPDAVDAARVLALGLLAMALAALLAGAGLSADLATAVQQAAFFAIPLIYARATGLRPWADNGFRRIDPVRLAAVVLASLALLWILKGLVDLQEEAFRALGLGERVEVERRRIEHGVERAGARGTVYAAALFVAASPLSEETLFRGILLRGLTVRFGAVRAVALTAAAFAAAHWKLVQVPPMLLLGLYFGTVVRLTGSLWAGIVAHAINNAAVLVLTLRYGADLPALPTPAGMVGAAVVVFALCLAFLAVRRADGEA